One genomic region from Henningerozyma blattae CBS 6284 chromosome 2, complete genome encodes:
- the TBLA0B06660 gene encoding SUN domain-containing protein (similar to Saccharomyces cerevisiae NCA3 (YJL116C) and UTH1 (YKR042W); ancestral locus Anc_1.241), which yields MKFSTVSTSLLLASSAIAAPAKRNHHAHVKQHQDSGDLDKRAVVTVTQYVDGNGNVIVPAEMPSSVNNNLFTLSTASTSAMKTVTALDGNLVVAPASALVSTASIASANANAKAAVSPAKPSSSSEASTSVVKATATVEVKAEESSSSSSGSGSTSVNGDLSDFQNPSQKFKDGTIKCSDFPSGQGVVSLDWVGMGGWASVMNMAGQTSTTCQDGYYCSYACQAGMSKTQWPTEQPADGRSVGGLYCKDGYLYRSNTDTDYLCEWGQDSSYAVNNAGKSISLCRTDYPGSENMVVPTVVEAGSKKPMSVVIEDNYYQWEGKYTSAQYYVNNAGVDYSQGCIWGTDGSGVGNWAPVVLGSGYVNGVAYLSIIPNPNNNSPPNFNVKIEATSGSTINGDCKYENGKFTGSTTDGCTVSVTSGSANFVFY from the coding sequence GCTCATGTTAAACAACACCAAGATTCTGGTGACTTGGACAAGAGAGCTGTTGTCACCGTTACTCAATACGTCGACGGTAATGGTAACGTTATTGTTCCAGCTGAAATGCCATCCTCTGTCAACAACAACTTGTTCACTTTAAGTACTGCCTCTACTTCTGCTATGAAGACGGTCACTGCTTTGGATGGTAACCTTGTTGTTGCTCCAGCTTCTGCCTTAGTCTCCACTGCATCCATTGCTTCTGCCAATGCCAATGCCAAGGCTGCTGTTTCTCCAGCTAAACCCTCCTCCTCCTCTGAAGCTTCCACTTCTGTTGTGAAAGCTACTGCCACTGTGGAAGTCAAAGCTGAAGAatcttcttcctcttcctCTGGTTCTGGTTCCACCTCTGTCAACGGTGATCTATCTGATTTCCAAAACCCATCTCAAAAATTCAAAGATGGTACCATCAAGTGTTCTGATTTCCCATCTGGTCAAGGTGTTGTTTCCTTAGATTGGGTTGGAATGGGTGGTTGGGCTTCTGTCATGAACATGGCAGGTCAAACCTCTACTACTTGCCAAGATGGTTACTATTGTTCTTATGCTTGTCAAGCCGGTATGTCCAAAACTCAATGGCCAACTGAACAACCAGCAGATGGTAGATCCGTTGGTGGGTTGTACTGTAAAGATGGTTATTTGTACCGTTCCAACACTGACACTGATTACTTGTGTGAATGGGGTCAAGATTCCTCTTATGCTGTTAACAACGCTGGTAAATCCATTTCTTTATGTAGAACCGATTATCCAGGTTCTGAAAATATGGTTGTCCCAACTGTTGTGGAAGCTGGTAGCAAGAAACCAATGTCTGTTGTCATTGAAGATAACTATTATCAATGGGAAGGTAAATACACTTCTGCCCAATACTATGTCAACAATGCCGGTGTCGATTACTCCCAAGGTTGTATCTGGGGTACTGACGGTTCTGGTGTTGGTAACTGGGCTCCTGTCGTCTTAGGTTCTGGTTACGTCAATGGTGTTGCTTATTTGTCCATCATTCCAAATCCAAACAACAACTCTCCACCAAACTTCAACGTCAAGATCGAAGCTACTTCTGGTTCTACTATCAACGGTGATTGTAAATACGAAAATGGTAAATTTACTGGATCAACCACCGATGGTTGTACTGTTTCCGTCACTTCAGGCTCTGCAAACTTTGTTTTCTactag
- the SHB17 gene encoding sedoheptulose-bisphosphatase (similar to Saccharomyces cerevisiae YKR043C; ancestral locus Anc_1.240) has translation MTNAPKAPTPRCIIVRHGQTEWSKSGQYTGLTDLPLTPYGVGQMRRTGESIFKNQFINPDHITYVFTSPLQRARQTVDLVLEGLTEKQKANIKVVVDKDLREWEYGDYEGLLTKDIIELRKSRGLDTERPWNIWRDGCENGETSEEFGLRLSRAIARIQNLHRKHQAANIPSDIMVFAHGHALRYFAGLWFKLGVEKKCETPEELKSVKSYDASEEDVPSVPLKTYRYLNDNPNFLLDAGGIGVLSYAHHSIDEPALALAGAFICPPEEESQHAGVN, from the coding sequence ATGACAAACGCACCAAAAGCTCCAACTCCAAGATGTATTATTGTGAGACATGGTCAAACTGAATGGTCCAAGTCTGGTCAATACACTGGTTTGACTGATTTACCATTAACTCCATATGGTGTTGGTCAAATGCGTAGAACTGGTGAATCTATCTTTAAgaatcaatttattaaccCAGACCATATCACATATGTTTTCACATCCCCATTACAAAGAGCCAGACAAACTGTTGACTTAGTATTGGAAGGTTTAACTGAAAAGCAAAAGGCTAATATTAAAGTTGTTGTAGATAAGGATTTAAGAGAATGGGAATATGGTGATTATGAAGGTTTATTGACCAAAGATATCATTGAATTGAGAAAATCAAGAGGCCTAGATACTGAAAGACCATGGAATATTTGGAGAGATGGTTGTGAAAATGGTGAAACTAGTGAAGAATTTGGTTTGAGATTATCTCGTGCCATTGCTAGAATCCAAAACTTACATAGAAAACATCAAGCTGCCAATATTCCTAGTGATATTATGGTTTTTGCTCATGGCCATGCCTTACGTTATTTTGCTGGGTTATGGTTCAAATTGGGTGTGGAAAAGAAATGTGAAACTCctgaagaattgaaaagtGTCAAATCATATGATGCATCCGAAGAAGATGTTCCAAGTGTTCCATTGAAAACTTACAGATATTTGAATGATAATCCAAATTTCTTATTAGATGCTGGTGGTATTGGTGTGTTGTCATATGCTCATCATAGCATTGATGAACCTGCTTTAGCCTTAGCCGGTGCCTTTATTTGCCCACCTGAAGAAGAATCTCAACACGCTGGTGTCAATTGA
- the TBLA0B06680 gene encoding uncharacterized protein (similar to Saccharomyces cerevisiae UIP5 (YKR044W); ancestral locus Anc_1.239), producing the protein MYDFDNKNHRPRNATTLTQLLKSKSKLKGTLYFVIGLLLMFNILPSLFWASPSTSSSKSVNKNLNSASNDDSKVVNFFNSDASLSQPFLDRVNEFWHIGGTTQIRNSEFIRLVKSGVRNSNGVVISNGIGDNIIDDFEITVKLRISEDKLTKDYMSSDSTPSANNRNDDTSIHKGLSGFAVMISPENNFIKQNLVSSYAKQQYMINSNGILGQNTYLMGVPRNLPGLALVYLNDMANKNEKIDVILNANPSFHWKTPGEIPSIYLTSSKFNFEQFWNGQENENYGDNKKTTNKKVSKNITLRIVYFESVGFLRIDIQNPNNPREWVEIVKQNGNIYLPKNSENDQRYISISGLNTDATQNIDIINVRTEEFHWIYENNIMHPRDKNYINEIKKFLIEKYDFTPAPGTVNMHTQNNNQRDSSSQENVNRNGPDPRSHPKERNWFVSLIFNILKYIFFLSLLVALYFTSLYLRVSMKHWKWIQTRKHRGSHVLPA; encoded by the coding sequence ATGTAcgattttgataataaaaatcatCGTCCAAGAAACGCAACTACTTTGACTCAACTTCTGAAGTCAAAATCAAAACTAAAAGGTACACTATATTTTGTTATAGGGCTTCTGTTaatgtttaatattttacctAGTTTATTTTGGGCATCACCTTCAACATCATCAAGTAAATCAGTAAACAAAAATCTAAACTCCGCATCTAACGATGATTCTAAAGTagtcaatttttttaattcagaTGCAAGTCTTTCACAACCGTTTTTAGATAGAGTTAATGAATTCTGGCATATTGGTGGTACTACTCAGATCCGTAACTCCGAGTTTATTAGATTGGTTAAATCTGGTGTACGAAATTCAAATGGTGTTGTTATTTCAAATGGTATTGGTGATAATATAATCgatgattttgaaattactGTAAAGTTGAGAATATcagaagataaattaacAAAGGACTATATGTCTTCTGATAGTACACCTTCTGCAAATAATAGAAACGATGATACTTCTATTCATAAGGGATTGTCAGGCTTTGCCGTTATGATTTCAccagaaaataatttcataaaGCAAAATCTTGTATCAAGTTATGCTAAACAACAATATAtgataaattcaaatggtATTTTGGGCCAAAACACTTATCTGATGGGTGTTCCAAGAAATTTACCAGGTTTAGCTCTagtttatttaaatgatatggctaataaaaatgaaaaaattgatgtAATTTTAAATGCTAATCCAAGTTTTCATTGGAAAACTCCTGGTGAAATCCcatcaatatatttaacGAGTTCCAAGTTTAATTTTGAGCAATTTTGGAATGGACAAGAAAATGAGAATTATGGCGATAATAAGAAAACTACCaataaaaaagtttcaaaaaatataactcTACgtattgtttattttgaaaGTGTTGGATTCTTGAGAATTGATATTCAAAATCCAAATAACCCAAGAGAATGGGTTGAAATAGTCAAACAAAATggtaatatttatttaccaAAGAACTCTGAAAATGATCAAAGATATATTAGTATCAGTGGGTTAAATACAGATGCCactcaaaatattgatattattaatgttaGAACCGAAGAATTCCATTGGATctatgaaaataatatcatgcATCCAAGAGACAAGAATTacattaatgaaattaaaaaattcttaattgaaaaatatgattttaCTCCTGCTCCAGGTACAGTAAATATGCATACTcagaataataatcaaagaGATTCATCATCTCAAGAAAATGTCAATAGAAATGGTCCTGATCCACGTTCACATCcaaaagaaagaaattgGTTTGTCAGtttaatctttaatatcctaaaatacatttttttcctttcGTTATTAGTTGCTCTATATTTCACATCGCTTTATCTAAGAGTTAGCATGAAACACTGGAAGTGGATCCAAACCAGAAAGCATAGAGGCAGTCACGTTTTGCCAGCATAA
- the PHO86 gene encoding Pho86p (similar to Saccharomyces cerevisiae PHO86 (YJL117W); ancestral locus Anc_1.238): protein MAKRRGLGNIPQISASLDEPLDKDAPPTIYATELTPQLATASLNLSIEFLKQQQGLANKYLVFHPFTLFSVLACVFVYLLINTTFPSTIVAHSATGYFYQLMLINSRTFVTAFIVFAISATSIFTFVSRFSETFFKSKISEITKSNGESVYGVNLALFKTGNVKPTSKESKNFQKNTHVIMYRATPISIISISENKIISNPHSLVMNISTMGSRKVYIPSGILEDLVDWALIRTKEIAQKEKYGSSMKVLINVYSFDTVLKSCLRKKGFSLIQSGKLQENRILGGLFGVQSELWGVQFHYEPAKSEK, encoded by the coding sequence ATGGCAAAAAGAAGAGGATTGGGTAACATCCCACAAATAAGTGCGTCTTTAGATGAACCATTAGATAAGGATGCCCCACCAACAATTTATGCCACAGAATTAACTCCACAGCTAGCTACAGCTTCCCTTAATTTATCCATTGAGTTCttaaaacaacaacaaggCTTGGCTAACAAATACCTTGTATTCCATCCTTTCACCTTATTTTCTGTTTTGGCATgtgtttttgtttatttacTGATAAATACAACCTTTCCAAGTACTATTGTTGCACATTCAGCCACTGGCTATTTTTACCAGTTGATGCTAATAAATTCTAGAACCTTTGTTACAgcttttattgtttttgcAATTAGTGCGACTTCTATATTTACATTTGTTTCTAGATTTTCAGAAACCTTCTTTAAGAGTAAAATTTCTGAGATTACAAAATCAAACGGTGAATCAGTATATGGGGTAAATTTGgctttatttaaaactgGTAATGTAAAACCAACCTCTAAAGAATCtaaaaatttccaaaaaaatactcATGTCATCATGTATAGAGCCACTCCAATTTCTATTATCTCTATTTCAGAAAATAAGATTATATCTAATCCCCATTCTTTGGTAATGAATATATCTACAATGGGTAGCCGTAAAGTTTACATCCCAAGTGGCATCTTAGAGGATTTAGTAGATTGGGCCTTGATTAGAACTAAAGAAATTGCtcaaaaggaaaaataCGGTAGCTCAATGaaagttttaattaatgTCTATTCATTCGATACTGTATTAAAGAGCTGCTTACGAAAGAAGGGCTTTTCCTTAATTCAAAGCGGTAAACTGCAAGAAAATAGAATTCTTGGGGGGTTATTTGGCGTTCAAAGTGAATTATGGGGTGTCCAATTCCATTATGAACCAGCAAAAAGCgagaaatag
- the PLN1 gene encoding Pln1p (similar to Saccharomyces cerevisiae PET10 (YKR046C); ancestral locus Anc_1.236) — translation MSESKLVLNQKLLNSFARNSPSITHLRKYPKVSQGIDYVFSIPVVSTIINLFLSSVWKVSKWCIESPESPTLIKRISNYVVGVLSTLDSLFNLLVLREGLDAFVSMWDSHSQRPGIWIIWFGIDYIANGLNILLKQLVVEPFHLTKAIPNQTSNPDPQLDTVIDKSKPHNIDVSENSSTIGNEELSLRNLPHVNELTATTRSVSKELQDKLQSNEVLSQTKTKMNDHFDSYVKPTYNNVKEIYQDKYNKSESVPQAVLTTGLEIGSTTLKNFKTSSKWSTPTSSNQASPVSDKNSLINARKQLDEISANTTIEDIAQQVKEIPNPLVDTTTVNATTTNFTTVSGTPKNLETPSNGSTATNSIPNSAGKKKNDKSKGK, via the coding sequence ATGTCTGAGTCTAAATTAGTTCTTAATCAAAAGTTGCTTAATAGCTTTGCTAGAAACTCACCAAGTATTACTCATTTGAGAAAGTACCCAAAGGTCAGTCAAGGTATTGATTACGTCTTTTCCATTCCTGTCGTATCTACTATTATCAATCTGTTCTTATCTTCCGTTTGGAAAGTATCAAAATGGTGTATTGAATCTCCAGAATCTCCTACTTTAATCAAGAGAATCTCTAATTATGTGGTTGGTGTTTTGTCAACTCTTGATagtttattcaatttattgGTTCTTAGAGAAGGGTTGGATGCCTTTGTCTCAATGTGGGATTCACATTCTCAAAGACCAGGGATTTGGATTATTTGGTTTGGTATCGATTACATTGCTAATGGGCTAaacattttattaaaacaattggTTGTTGAACCTTTCCATTTAACAAAGGCTATTCCAAATCAAACTTCAAATCCTGACCCTCAACTTGATACTGTTATTGATAAATCCAAACCACATAATATCGATGTTTCCGAAAACAGTAGCACTATTggtaatgaagaattatcattaagAAACTTGCCTCATGTTAATGAATTGACTGCTACCACAAGATCTGTTTCAAAAGAATTGCAAGATAAATTACAATCTAATGAAGTTCTTTCTCAAACCAAGACCAAGATGAATGATCATTTTGATTCTTATGTTAAACCAACTTATAACAACgttaaagaaatttatcaaGACAAGTACAACAAATCAGAAAGTGTTCCACAGGCAGTATTGACAACTGGGTTAGAAATAGGTTCAACtactttgaaaaatttcaaaaccAGCTCCAAATGGTCAACTCCAACCTCATCAAACCAAGCATCTCCAGTCTCTGACAAAAACTCTTTAATTAATGCTAGAAAACAATTAGATGAAATCTCTGCTAATACCACTATCGAAGATATCGCTCAACAAGTGAAAGAAATACCAAACCCATTGGTAGACACTACTACTGTCAATGCCACCACTACCAATTTTACAACTGTTTCAGGGACACCAAAGAATTTAGAAACTCCATCTAATGGCTCCACTGCTACTAATTCAATTCCAAATTCTGCTGGtaagaagaaaaatgacAAAAGCAAAGGAAAATAA
- the CRH1 gene encoding transglycosylase, whose product MVNLSLKSSIVAASTLLPALTQATTTACNPLKSTDCPADTALGTSFSEDFSSESKWFTSLGNPGKISYSDDGVSITLEKRFDNPSLKSNFYIMYGKFEVIAQCAPGTGMVSSVFLQSDDLDELDIEWLGGDDTQVQSNFFSKGDVTTYDRGAFHSVNQPQTTFHNYTLDWAEDQTVWYVDGVPVRTLLSNNPEGYPQSPMALFMGIWAGGDPSNEPGTIEWAGGSTDYSQAPFSMVIKKLVVTDYSSGDKYSYGDQSGDASSIEAENGSVNGRYNQAQVEFAKLVDGESVSGLKDTSFSTTKTSSSSATSSAASSAISSSAPSSAISSSAASSSTTSSSAAESSSSRKSSSSSSSSATKSSASSSSSSSTKKAQSSTAQQSSSNNTSSTALDNDSESSITPSSSATSESKTSKTTKASSAHSSSKSTNKAVSKEVSTGSSTMTTSLISSDATIATAIISDNAGHMQMVNNFMAFVILCIVALI is encoded by the coding sequence ATGGTCAACTTATCATTAAAATCATCCATTGTTGCTGCTTCTACTTTATTACCAGCTCTAACACAAGCCACTACTACTGCCTGCAATCCATTGAAAAGCACAGATTGCCCTGCTGATACTGCCTTGGGTACTAGTTTCAGTGAAGACTTCTCAAGTGAGTCTAAATGGTTTACTTCCTTAGGTAACCCAGgaaaaatttcttattcCGATGATGGTGTGTCTATCACTTTAGAAAAAAGATTTGACAACCCAAGTTTGAAATCCAACTTTTATATCATGTATGGTAAATTCGAAGTCATTGCTCAATGCGCTCCAGGTACAGGTATGGTTTCATCTGTATTTTTACAATCGGATGACTTAGACGAATTAGATATCGAATGGCTGGGTGGTGATGATACTCAAGTTCAATCTAATTTCTTCTCCAAGGGTGATGTGACAACTTATGATAGAGGTGCATTCCACAGTGTGAATCAACCACAAACTACTTTCCACAATTATACTCTAGACTGGGCTGAAGATCAAACAGTTTGGTACGTTGATGGTGTTCCTGTTAGAACTTTATTGAGTAATAATCCTGAAGGTTATCCTCAATCTCCTATGGCTTTGTTCATGGGTATCTGGGCTGGTGGTGATCCATCGAATGAACCAGGTACTATCGAATGGGCTGGTGGTTCTACAGACTATTCTCAAGCTCCATTCTCTATGGTcatcaaaaaattagttGTTACTGATTATTCCTCTGGTGACAAATATTCTTATGGTGATCAATCCGGTGATGCCTCATCTATTGAAGCTGAAAATGGTTCCGTTAATGGTAGATACAACCAAGCTCAAGTTGAATTTGCTAAATTAGTTGATGGTGAATCTGTTTCTGGATTGAAAGATACATCTTTCAGTACCACTAAAACTTCCTCTTCATCTGCCACTTCATCTGCTGCTTCTTCCGCCATCTCTTCTTCCGCTCCCTCTTCCGCTATTTCCTCCTCTGCTGCTTCTTCCTCTACTACCTCTTCATCTGCTGCCGAATCTAGTAGTTCAAGAAAATCTTCTAGTTCTTCATCGTCTTCTGCCACTAAATCCAGTGCCTCCAGCTCCTCTTCTAGCTCCACCAAGAAGGCTCAAAGTAGCACCGCCCAACAATCAAGTTCTAATAACACCTCTTCGACTGCTTTAGATAATGATTCTGAATCTTCTATTACTCCATCATCATCTGCAACTTCTGAATCTAAAACATCCAAGACGACAAAGGCTAGCTCTGCCCACAGTTCCTCCAAGTCAACTAATAAAGCTGTCTCTAAAGAAGTCTCCACTGGCTCTAGCACAATGACCACTTCTTTAATCTCTTCTGATGCTACCATTGCTACTGCAATTATTTCGGATAATGCTGGTCACATGCAAATGGTCAATAATTTCATGGCCTTTGTCATCCTTTGTATCGTCgctttaatttaa
- the TBLA0B06720 gene encoding uncharacterized protein → MTEPAPSFSTLKIISDVYYGCWPNKPKYLPDDYPDLTGKTALVTGSNQGIGYKAICLLFSKNCNIIAVVRTTSNGEKARDQILKDFPLSKGKISVIGGNDYNDLATIKPVAHQIKTVLGNDPLNIIIHNAGIMPNENKGTTVQGHEDIFQVNTMAPQLLQSYLDPLFLKKDDSLKRVVWVSSAGHLFAFPKYGINWENPSFKGIPIDERPFVSQSYGQSKAGNILQAKAWATTNKQAVDEIGCVSVSCYPGNFGTNIQKDWPWLLRNAIKLACTDTIYGAYTELYSALSPELTTSSQGAYILPFGEVGLPREDIQAALQNGTDLKFWELVDSLIENYK, encoded by the coding sequence atgaCAGAACCCGCTCCTTCATTTTCtacattaaaaattatatctgATGTTTATTATGGTTGTTGGCCAAATAaaccaaaatatttaccaGATGACTACCCTGATTTAACAGGTAAGACTGCACTTGTAACAGGGTCTAACCAAGGGATTGGTTATAAAGCTATTTGTCTActattttccaaaaactGTAACATTATTGCAGTAGTGAGAACTACATCAAATGGTGAAAAAGCTCGAGATCAGATACTAAAAGACTTCCCCTTATCAAAAGGTAAAATTAGTGTCATCGGTGGAAATGattataatgatttagCAACAATTAAACCAGTAGCTCACCAAATTAAAACAGTATTAGGCAATGACCCATTAAATATCATCATTCATAATGCAGGTATTATgccaaatgaaaataaaggTACTACCGTACAAGGCCATGAAGATATTTTCCAGGTCAATACTATGGCTCCGCAGTTATTACAATCATATTTAGATCCTCTATTTCTAAAGAAAGATGATTCATTGAAAAGAGTCGTTTGGGTGAGTTCAGCTGGCCATTTATTTGCATTCCCTAAATATGGGATAAATTGGGAAAATCCTTCATTTAAAGGGATACCAATCGATGAAAGACCATTTGTATCACAATCTTATGGCCAATCAAAAGCAGGTAATATTCTTCAGGCAAAGGCATGGGCCACAACAAATAAACAGGCAGTAGATGAAATTGGATGTGTGTCAGTATCATGTTATCCTGGAAATTTTGGGACAAATATCCAGAAAGATTGGCCATGGTTACTTAGAAATGCAATCAAGTTGGCATGTACTGACACAATTTATGGTGCATACACTGAATTATACTCTGCATTATCCCCCGAATTGACTACCTCTAGTCAGGGTGCCTATATCTTACCGTTTGGTGAAGTTGGATTACCAAGAGAAGATATTCAAGCTGCTTTACAGAATGGGACAGATTTAAAGTTTTGGGAGTTGGTAGATTCCTTAATTGAAAACTACAAATAA